One stretch of Rathayibacter festucae DSM 15932 DNA includes these proteins:
- the ggt gene encoding gamma-glutamyltransferase: MATIRSLRRAALALVAVASLGVAGAAPAAALDWPFPGVPSRGLPTAQELRDALGGPVVSPSTSVGYGGAVSSVDALASRVGLEVLKRGGNAADAAVATASALGVTEPYSAGIGGGGYFVYFDPKTGEVSTIDGRETAPAGITPDAFLDPATGAPYPFTPQLVSSGVAVGVPGTVATWDAAVDRFGTLPLPVVLAPSIVLAAKGFPVDETFRSQTLDNLQRFQQFPDTAELFLPGGDAPAVGSTFRNPDLAKTLARIAARGPSAFYDGPLAAEIAATVQNPRLAEGSTLPAPAGSMTEDDLAGYSVAEQAPTHVSYRGLDVYGMAPSSSGGIAIGEALNILENHDLAAEDTGSALHLYLEASARAFADRGAYVGDPAFVDVPTETLLSQEFADSRDCTIDPAAASTRPVAPGALDGVGCATALTAEQPDTENVSTTHLSVVDKWGNAASYTLTIEQTGGSAMTVPGRGFLLNNELTDFSATPVEGDPNRIEPGKRPRSSMSPTIVLEDGAVKFVVGSPGGATIITTVLQTLVNRIDLGMTLPEAVAAPRASQRNTASTSAEPGFIEAYADDLAPFGQQLTPSGDTFTSAAQIGAVAAIEVDPSGLMTAAAEPVRRGGGVGLVVTPEK; the protein is encoded by the coding sequence CTGGCCGTTCCCCGGCGTCCCGAGCCGCGGTCTCCCCACGGCGCAGGAGCTCCGCGACGCCCTCGGCGGTCCGGTCGTCTCGCCGTCGACGTCGGTCGGCTACGGCGGCGCGGTCTCCTCGGTCGACGCGCTCGCGAGCCGGGTCGGCCTCGAGGTGCTCAAGCGCGGCGGCAACGCGGCCGACGCCGCCGTCGCGACGGCGTCGGCCCTCGGCGTCACCGAGCCGTACAGCGCCGGGATCGGCGGCGGCGGCTACTTCGTCTACTTCGATCCGAAGACCGGGGAGGTGAGCACCATCGACGGCCGCGAGACGGCGCCGGCCGGCATCACTCCGGACGCCTTCCTCGACCCGGCGACCGGTGCGCCGTACCCGTTCACCCCGCAGCTCGTCTCGTCCGGAGTCGCGGTCGGCGTCCCCGGCACCGTCGCGACCTGGGACGCCGCGGTCGATCGCTTCGGCACCCTCCCGCTCCCTGTCGTGCTGGCCCCGTCGATCGTGCTCGCGGCCAAGGGCTTCCCGGTCGACGAGACCTTCCGCAGTCAGACCCTCGACAACCTCCAGCGCTTCCAGCAGTTCCCCGACACCGCGGAGCTGTTCCTCCCCGGTGGCGACGCTCCGGCGGTCGGCAGCACCTTCCGCAACCCGGATCTCGCGAAGACCCTCGCCCGGATCGCCGCCCGCGGGCCGAGCGCGTTCTACGACGGACCGCTCGCGGCCGAGATCGCCGCCACGGTGCAGAACCCGCGGCTCGCGGAGGGCTCGACCCTCCCCGCCCCGGCCGGCTCGATGACCGAGGACGACCTCGCCGGCTACTCGGTGGCCGAGCAGGCGCCCACTCACGTCTCCTACCGCGGGCTCGACGTCTACGGCATGGCGCCCTCCTCCTCCGGCGGGATCGCGATCGGCGAGGCGCTGAACATCCTCGAGAACCACGACCTCGCCGCCGAGGACACCGGCAGCGCCCTGCACCTCTACCTCGAGGCGTCGGCCCGCGCCTTCGCCGACCGCGGCGCGTACGTGGGCGATCCGGCCTTCGTCGACGTGCCGACCGAGACGCTGCTCAGCCAGGAGTTCGCGGACTCCCGTGACTGCACCATCGACCCGGCGGCCGCCTCCACGCGGCCGGTCGCCCCGGGCGCGCTCGACGGCGTCGGCTGCGCGACCGCCCTCACCGCGGAGCAGCCGGACACCGAGAACGTCTCGACCACGCACCTCTCCGTCGTCGACAAGTGGGGCAATGCGGCGTCCTACACGTTGACGATCGAGCAGACCGGCGGCTCGGCGATGACCGTCCCCGGCCGCGGCTTCCTCCTCAACAACGAGCTGACCGACTTCTCCGCGACGCCCGTGGAGGGCGACCCGAACCGGATCGAGCCCGGCAAGCGCCCGCGCTCCTCGATGTCGCCGACGATCGTGCTCGAGGACGGCGCGGTGAAGTTCGTCGTCGGCTCGCCGGGCGGAGCGACGATCATCACGACCGTCCTGCAGACGCTGGTCAACCGCATCGACCTCGGCATGACGCTGCCGGAGGCGGTGGCCGCGCCCCGGGCGTCGCAGCGCAACACCGCGTCGACCTCCGCCGAGCCGGGCTTCATCGAGGCCTACGCCGACGACCTCGCACCCTTCGGCCAGCAGCTGACGCCCTCGGGCGACACCTTCACCTCGGCCGCGCAGATCGGCGCGGTGGCCGCCATCGAGGTCGACCCCTCCGGCCTGATGACCGCCGCCGCCGAGCCCGTCCGCCGCGGCGGCGGCGTCGGCCTCGTCGTCACCCCGGAGAAGTGA
- a CDS encoding S66 family peptidase produces the protein MASITYPAPLRPGARVEVPAPSMGVPEHLHERLDAAVGSLSALGLDVRVRPHALTPGLVPASAAERVADLHDAFRTGDAVLPPWGGELAIELLDAVDWQALADARAWFVGWSDVSTLLLPLTTITGLATLNGANLMDEPWELPLEFERWTDVAALPPGSSFTQRAAPRRRGRPWGAWADEPLDRDRAYETPTRWRSLDGSADVAIRGRLIGGCLETVSLLAGTPYGDVPGFARRHAPEGTIVHLEAAESDAVTVLRMLTSLRLAGWFEDANGVLIGRTGGGAVPELSQDEAVRRALGDLNLPVVLDFDTGHQPPQLPLVNGALADVRLDGASGSITQHLVP, from the coding sequence ATGGCGAGCATCACCTACCCCGCTCCGCTGCGCCCGGGAGCGCGCGTCGAAGTCCCCGCGCCGTCGATGGGCGTGCCGGAGCACCTGCACGAGCGGCTCGATGCCGCGGTCGGAAGCCTCTCGGCGCTCGGCCTCGACGTCCGGGTCCGTCCGCACGCCCTCACGCCCGGACTCGTGCCGGCGTCCGCCGCGGAGCGGGTCGCCGATCTGCACGACGCCTTCCGGACGGGCGACGCGGTCCTGCCGCCGTGGGGCGGTGAGCTGGCGATCGAGCTGCTCGACGCGGTCGACTGGCAGGCTCTGGCCGACGCTCGTGCGTGGTTCGTGGGCTGGTCGGACGTCTCCACCCTGCTCCTCCCGCTGACGACGATCACCGGACTCGCGACGCTGAACGGCGCGAACCTGATGGACGAGCCGTGGGAGCTCCCCCTCGAGTTCGAGCGGTGGACGGACGTCGCCGCCCTCCCACCCGGGAGCTCCTTCACCCAGCGCGCCGCGCCGCGCCGCCGGGGCCGGCCCTGGGGAGCGTGGGCGGACGAGCCGCTCGACCGCGATCGCGCCTACGAGACGCCCACCCGCTGGCGCTCCCTCGACGGGAGTGCGGACGTCGCGATCCGCGGCCGTCTGATCGGCGGCTGCCTCGAGACGGTCTCGCTGCTGGCGGGCACGCCGTACGGCGACGTCCCCGGATTCGCGCGCCGGCACGCACCGGAGGGGACGATCGTCCACCTGGAGGCGGCCGAGTCCGACGCCGTCACCGTCCTCCGGATGCTCACCTCGCTGCGCCTCGCGGGCTGGTTCGAGGACGCGAACGGCGTCCTCATCGGCCGGACCGGCGGCGGTGCCGTTCCCGAGCTCAGCCAGGACGAGGCGGTGCGTCGGGCACTCGGTGATCTGAATCTCCCCGTGGTCCTGGACTTCGACACGGGGCATCAGCCGCCGCAGCTGCCGCTCGTGAACGGCGCGCTCGCCGACGTCCGGCTGGACGGCGCGAGCGGATCGATCACCCAGCACCTCGTGCCGTGA